In Rattus norvegicus strain BN/NHsdMcwi chromosome 1, GRCr8, whole genome shotgun sequence, a genomic segment contains:
- the Vom1r5 gene encoding vomeronasal 1 receptor 5, whose protein sequence is MESRNMAIGIVLLVQSVLGILGNFSFLFYYLILYYKECTLQVVDMILTHVFTSNSLIIISKGLAQIMGAFGYNQFFNDVGCNHILYVHRLGRSMSISTTCLLSVFQAVTISPRNSYRKEIKTKSTKFMGLLISLWWIIFLLVNMFFPVYTSTNRKSKNKTQNRGFEFCLSLGRDKIVESVYTAFWVFPEVLFSVLIVCSSTFIIITLYGHKKRVQWILSSHASQRMSPENRATQTILVLLCTFLAFYTLSSILQGYIALSHNPSWWVMNITSIISMCFPTLGPFLMSHHSIFSRFCFT, encoded by the coding sequence atggagtCCAGGAACATGGCAATAGGAATTGTACTCTTAGTTCAGAGTGTACTTGGAATTcttggaaatttttcttttcttttctactattTAATACTTTATTACAAGGAATGCACATTGCAGGTAGTGGACATGATTCTTACACATGTGTTCACATCTAATTCCTTGATCATTATTTCCAAAGGACTTGCCCAGATAATGGGAGCCTTTGGCTATAACCAGTTCTTCAATGATGTTGGATGTAATCATATTTTATATGTTCATAGACTTGGCAGGAGCATGTCCATCAGTACCACGTGTCTTTTGAGTGTCTTCCAGGCAGTTACTATCAGCCCCAGAAACTCCTacaggaaagaaatcaaaacaaaaagtacaaaatttaTGGGACTGTTAATTTCCCTCTGGTGGATCATTTTCCTTCTAGTAAATATGTTTTTTCCTGTGTATACATCTACCAAtaggaaaagcaaaaataagACACAGAACAGAGGTTTTGAATTCTGCCTCTCTCTAGGTCGTGACAAAATAGTAGAGTCAGTGTACACAGCATTTTGGGTGTTCCCTGAAGTCTTATTTTCTGTGCTCATTGTATGTTCCAGCACCTTTATAATTATCACACTTTATGGGCATAAGAAGAGGGTTCAATGGATCCTCAGCTCACATGCATCCCAAAGAATGTCTCCTGAAAACAGAGCCACACAGACAATCCTGGTCTTGCTTTGCACTTTTCTTGCCTTTTATACTCTCTCTTCTATTTTACAAGGCTATATTGCTCTTTCCCATAACCCTAGTTGGTGGGTAATGAATATCACATCCATCATTTCTATGTGTTTTCCTACATTAGGACCATTTTTGATGAGTCATCATTCCATTTTTTCCAGATTCTGCTTTACCtag